A region from the Cystobacter ferrugineus genome encodes:
- a CDS encoding DUF1360 domain-containing protein, which translates to MGKALAETKLFAGYGNTEMPLGSYALLMGVYGSALAGYFAWRGGRGRSAFPRMSLEDVALFGLATHKVTRILAKDFVTAPVRAPFVRFESTDRASEVTESSRGRGLRRAVGDLLSCTFCLGPWVAGALVCLHAVRPREARLVASIYALTTLSDFLHRSYEWVGQGLKRTRERAEALEVSEGSLREPEPTPTH; encoded by the coding sequence ATGGGCAAGGCACTGGCTGAGACGAAGCTCTTCGCGGGTTACGGCAACACGGAGATGCCACTCGGCTCCTATGCGCTGCTCATGGGGGTCTACGGCTCCGCGCTGGCGGGCTACTTCGCGTGGAGGGGAGGGCGGGGCCGGAGCGCGTTTCCCCGGATGAGCCTGGAGGACGTGGCGCTGTTCGGTCTGGCCACCCACAAGGTCACGCGCATCCTCGCCAAGGACTTCGTGACCGCGCCCGTCCGGGCGCCCTTCGTCCGCTTCGAGAGCACGGACCGCGCGAGCGAGGTGACGGAGTCCTCGCGGGGAAGGGGCCTGCGCCGGGCCGTGGGCGACCTGCTCTCGTGCACCTTCTGTCTCGGGCCCTGGGTCGCGGGAGCGCTCGTCTGCCTGCATGCCGTGCGCCCGAGGGAGGCCCGGCTCGTCGCCTCCATCTACGCCCTCACCACGCTCTCCGACTTCCTCCACCGCTCCTACGAATGGGTGGGGCAGGGTTTGAAGCGCACCCGCGAGCGCGCCGAGGCCCTCGAGGTCTCCGAGGGCTCCCTGCGCGAGCCGGAGCCCACGCCCACCCACTGA
- a CDS encoding lactonase family protein, producing the protein MNPTNVTRRDFVYLMGLGTTGIVLSSCSDGQPTPQPQPPAPTELWLYVGTYTSGGSEGIYLCRLDLATGALQKLAVTPNVAEPSYLALDPKGRYLYAVNELVEYEGKASGAVSAFAINAQSRELTFINRQSSQGGAPCYLEVDATGAFVLVANYVGGNVAVLPIQQDGGLGAAVDVKQHQGDAGQEPHAHQIRLDAANQYALAPDLGLDKIMSYRFDARQGKLTPGEPASFSTRAKAGPRHLDFHPNGKFAFGINELDSTLIAFSYDKEKGVLTELQTVSTLPEGYTGTSYCADIHVSPDGRFLYGSNRGHDSIVVFAIDSEGKLTLVEHVTGGINWPRNFAIDPTGAYLLVANQKGNTVVTFRRNAENGQLTPVGQPLDIPAPTCLLVVPPSV; encoded by the coding sequence ATGAACCCGACCAACGTCACACGCCGCGATTTCGTCTATCTCATGGGTCTGGGCACGACGGGAATCGTCCTGTCCTCCTGCTCGGACGGGCAACCGACGCCGCAGCCCCAGCCCCCCGCCCCCACCGAGCTGTGGCTCTACGTGGGCACGTACACCTCGGGGGGCAGCGAGGGCATCTACCTGTGCCGGTTGGACCTGGCAACCGGTGCCCTCCAAAAGCTGGCGGTCACCCCGAACGTGGCCGAGCCTTCCTATCTGGCCCTGGATCCAAAGGGACGCTACCTTTACGCCGTCAATGAATTGGTGGAGTACGAAGGCAAGGCCAGTGGTGCCGTGAGTGCCTTTGCCATCAATGCCCAGAGCCGGGAATTGACCTTCATCAACCGGCAGTCCTCGCAGGGCGGCGCGCCCTGCTACCTGGAAGTGGATGCGACGGGCGCCTTCGTGCTGGTGGCCAATTACGTGGGCGGCAACGTCGCCGTCCTTCCCATCCAGCAGGACGGTGGACTGGGCGCCGCCGTCGACGTGAAGCAACACCAGGGCGACGCCGGCCAGGAGCCCCACGCCCATCAGATCCGGCTGGACGCGGCCAACCAGTACGCCCTCGCTCCGGACCTCGGACTGGACAAGATCATGTCCTACCGGTTCGACGCGCGGCAGGGAAAGCTCACGCCCGGCGAGCCCGCCTCGTTCTCCACCCGCGCCAAGGCGGGACCGCGCCACCTGGACTTCCACCCCAATGGGAAGTTCGCCTTCGGCATCAACGAGCTGGACTCGACCCTCATCGCCTTCTCCTATGACAAGGAGAAGGGCGTGCTGACCGAGCTCCAGACGGTCTCCACCCTGCCCGAGGGCTACACCGGGACCAGCTACTGCGCGGACATCCACGTCAGCCCCGACGGCCGCTTCCTCTATGGCTCCAACCGCGGCCATGACAGCATCGTCGTGTTTGCCATTGATTCGGAGGGGAAGCTGACCCTGGTGGAGCATGTGACGGGCGGCATCAACTGGCCGCGCAACTTCGCCATCGATCCGACGGGCGCCTACCTGCTGGTGGCCAACCAGAAGGGGAACACCGTCGTCACCTTCCGGCGCAACGCGGAGAACGGACAGCTCACGCCCGTGGGCCAGCCCCTGGACATCCCCGCGCCCACGTGCCTGCTCGTGGTTCCCCCGTCCGTCTGA
- a CDS encoding GRP family sugar transporter produces the protein MSTTVFLVILLSAVLHAGWNAAVKASGDRTLSMATVSMAGSFMCILALPFVEGPPPEAWPWMFAGFLGSFGTQAILARAYSTGELSVAYPLTRGLAPVTVTAAGALLFAEMPGPLGLAGVVAIALGVALLAADSMRAGGQAGTSTLGLALSAAVITALYTLANAKGARLSASALDYAVWSSVPNGVVWLGVMLVQRRDLKQHLRTDALRSLGGGLVSNVAYVLVLWCMRQAPVALVSALRETSVLFSILMGVFWLEERASAWRWMAGGMICSGLVLLRSA, from the coding sequence GTGTCGACCACCGTCTTCCTCGTCATCCTCCTGAGCGCGGTATTGCATGCGGGGTGGAACGCCGCCGTGAAGGCGAGTGGGGATCGCACCCTGAGCATGGCGACCGTGTCCATGGCGGGCTCGTTCATGTGCATTCTCGCGCTGCCCTTCGTGGAGGGGCCGCCGCCGGAGGCCTGGCCCTGGATGTTCGCGGGCTTCCTGGGCAGCTTCGGCACGCAGGCCATATTGGCGCGGGCGTACTCCACGGGAGAGCTCAGCGTGGCCTACCCGCTCACCCGGGGCCTCGCGCCGGTGACGGTCACCGCGGCCGGCGCGCTGCTCTTCGCCGAGATGCCGGGGCCGCTGGGCCTGGCCGGGGTCGTGGCGATCGCGCTCGGGGTGGCGCTGCTGGCGGCGGATTCGATGCGCGCCGGGGGGCAGGCGGGGACGAGCACCCTCGGCCTCGCCCTGAGCGCGGCGGTCATCACCGCGCTCTATACGCTCGCCAACGCGAAGGGAGCGCGCCTGTCCGCCAGCGCGCTGGACTACGCCGTCTGGTCCTCGGTGCCCAACGGGGTGGTGTGGTTGGGGGTGATGCTGGTGCAGCGCCGGGACCTGAAGCAGCACCTGCGCACCGACGCGCTGCGCTCGCTCGGGGGCGGCCTGGTGTCCAACGTGGCCTATGTGCTGGTGCTGTGGTGCATGCGCCAGGCGCCGGTGGCGCTCGTCTCCGCCCTGCGCGAGACGAGCGTGCTGTTCAGCATCCTCATGGGAGTGTTCTGGCTCGAGGAGCGCGCGTCCGCCTGGCGCTGGATGGCCGGGGGGATGATCTGCTCCGGCCTCGTGCTGCTGCGCTCCGCCTGA
- a CDS encoding fatty acid desaturase family protein: protein MTTAVAYRREAPPPAVFPNIDEEAFARDLQALRVELESSIGPEDRAHFRKIQRWGRVCSFLGYATSWLMPNPLSALLIAQGNTARWTMMAHHVTHRGYDRVPDMPEHSTGKHFATGWRRVIDWPDWIHPEAWRHEHNTLHHGRTGEIADPDLVEHNTEWLRRSSMPLWAKYLIVGFFACTWKVTYYAPNTFFEWRRAERRRAGGAEEFGTPPLVTAFNPLTAQGRDFWRTCLLPYAALRFVLLPALFAPLGAWAAFSVFVNSVLAELLTNIQSFMLIAPNHAGDDLYRFQGRSDSHATFAVRQVVGSANYTTGSDGIDFLQGFLNYQIEHHLWPTLPMRKYQQAQPRVKALCEKHGVPYVQESIWRRVGKLVDIMVGRTSMRTLPPLGRG from the coding sequence ATGACCACGGCCGTCGCCTACCGTAGGGAAGCGCCACCCCCCGCAGTCTTCCCGAACATCGATGAGGAAGCCTTCGCCCGCGACCTCCAAGCCCTGCGCGTGGAGCTGGAGTCCTCCATCGGTCCCGAGGACCGCGCGCACTTCCGGAAGATCCAGCGCTGGGGCCGGGTGTGCTCGTTTCTCGGGTATGCGACGTCCTGGCTGATGCCCAACCCGCTCTCCGCGCTGCTCATCGCGCAGGGCAACACGGCGCGCTGGACGATGATGGCCCACCACGTCACGCACCGGGGCTATGACCGTGTGCCCGACATGCCCGAGCACTCCACCGGGAAGCACTTCGCCACCGGCTGGCGCCGCGTCATCGACTGGCCCGATTGGATCCACCCCGAGGCGTGGCGCCACGAGCACAACACCCTGCACCACGGACGCACGGGAGAGATCGCGGACCCGGACCTGGTGGAGCACAACACCGAGTGGCTGCGCCGCTCGTCCATGCCGCTGTGGGCGAAGTACCTCATCGTGGGCTTCTTCGCCTGCACGTGGAAGGTGACGTACTACGCGCCCAACACCTTCTTCGAGTGGCGCCGGGCCGAGCGGCGCCGCGCGGGCGGGGCCGAGGAGTTCGGAACGCCCCCGCTGGTGACGGCCTTCAACCCGCTCACCGCCCAGGGCCGGGACTTCTGGCGCACCTGCCTGCTGCCCTACGCGGCCCTGCGCTTCGTGCTCCTGCCCGCCCTGTTCGCTCCCCTGGGCGCCTGGGCGGCGTTCAGCGTCTTCGTCAACAGCGTCCTCGCCGAGCTGCTCACCAACATCCAGAGCTTCATGCTGATCGCCCCCAACCACGCGGGCGACGATCTCTACCGCTTCCAGGGGCGCTCCGACAGCCACGCGACCTTCGCGGTGCGGCAGGTGGTGGGCTCGGCGAACTACACCACCGGGAGCGATGGGATCGACTTCCTCCAGGGCTTCCTCAACTACCAGATCGAGCACCACCTCTGGCCGACCCTGCCCATGCGCAAGTACCAGCAGGCCCAGCCCCGGGTGAAGGCCCTGTGTGAGAAGCACGGCGTGCCCTACGTGCAGGAGAGCATCTGGCGGCGCGTGGGCAAGCTCGTCGACATCATGGTGGGGCGCACCTCCATGCGCACGCTGCCCCCCCTGGGACGCGGATAG
- the epsC gene encoding serine O-acetyltransferase EpsC, with amino-acid sequence MAEPNARLIQTLIEARQRHCFPPDVRASAPEFIEKVLALLFPHFSQRLDCSAVGVRSEVATVEAVLTRVLDTLAPRYPASRDIPQRFMDALPEIYGWLRQDADAIFEADPAARSVDEVILTYPGFYAIAIYRLAHALHEFGFPLLPRLLTELAHQRTGVDIHPGATIGRRFVIDHGTGVVIGETTVIGDRVNIYQGVTLGALQVQKNLADKKRHPTIEDDVVIYANATILGGDTVVGRGSVIAGNAFITQSIPPESMVTRRSEVRARQGKTEFDELEYHI; translated from the coding sequence ATGGCGGAACCCAACGCTCGGCTCATTCAGACGCTCATCGAGGCGCGCCAGCGCCACTGCTTCCCTCCAGACGTACGTGCCTCCGCGCCCGAGTTCATCGAGAAGGTGCTGGCGCTGCTCTTCCCCCACTTCTCCCAGCGTCTCGACTGTAGCGCCGTGGGTGTGCGCTCCGAGGTCGCGACGGTCGAGGCGGTGCTCACGCGCGTGCTGGACACGCTCGCGCCCCGCTACCCCGCCTCCCGGGACATCCCCCAGCGCTTCATGGACGCACTGCCGGAAATCTACGGCTGGCTGCGCCAGGACGCCGATGCCATCTTCGAAGCGGACCCGGCGGCGCGCAGCGTGGACGAGGTCATCCTCACCTACCCGGGCTTCTACGCCATCGCCATCTACCGCCTGGCGCATGCGCTGCACGAGTTCGGCTTCCCCCTGCTGCCCCGGCTCCTCACCGAGCTGGCCCACCAGCGCACGGGCGTCGACATCCACCCCGGCGCCACCATCGGCCGGCGCTTCGTCATCGACCACGGCACCGGCGTCGTCATCGGCGAGACGACCGTCATCGGCGACCGGGTGAACATCTACCAGGGTGTCACCCTGGGCGCACTCCAGGTGCAGAAGAACCTCGCGGACAAGAAGCGCCACCCCACCATCGAGGACGACGTGGTCATCTACGCCAACGCCACCATCCTCGGCGGTGACACCGTGGTGGGCCGCGGCAGCGTCATCGCCGGCAACGCCTTCATCACCCAGAGCATCCCCCCTGAGTCCATGGTGACCCGCCGCAGCGAGGTCCGCGCCCGCCAAGGGAAGACGGAATTCGATGAGCTGGAATACCACATCTGA
- the cysK gene encoding cysteine synthase A, with translation MKAQNILETIGNTPHVRINRLFPSRVQVYMKLERANPGGSIKDRIALAMIEDAEKRGVLKPDSVIIEPTSGNTGIGLAMVAAVKGYKLILVMPESMSIERRRLMAAYGATFELTPRAQGMKGSIAKAQELVAANPKAWMPQQFENESNIEVHKRTTAQEILKDFPEGLDYLVTGVGTGGHITACAEELKKHWPKLQVFAVEPTKSPVISGGQPSPHPIQGIGAGFIPKNLHKEALTGTIQVAEEAAFEFTKRSAREEGIFVGISSGAALAAVNQKLPEIPDGSRVLCFCYDTGERYLSIDNLFPAQ, from the coding sequence ATGAAGGCCCAGAACATCCTCGAGACGATTGGCAACACGCCGCACGTGCGCATCAACCGGCTGTTTCCCTCGCGGGTCCAAGTGTACATGAAGCTGGAGCGGGCCAACCCGGGCGGTAGCATCAAGGATCGCATCGCGCTGGCGATGATCGAGGACGCCGAGAAGCGGGGCGTGCTCAAGCCGGACAGCGTCATCATCGAGCCCACGTCGGGCAACACGGGAATCGGGCTCGCCATGGTGGCGGCGGTGAAGGGCTACAAGCTCATCCTGGTGATGCCCGAGTCGATGAGCATCGAGCGGCGGCGGTTGATGGCGGCATACGGGGCCACCTTCGAGCTGACGCCGCGGGCACAGGGCATGAAGGGCTCGATCGCCAAGGCGCAGGAGCTGGTGGCGGCCAACCCCAAGGCGTGGATGCCGCAGCAGTTCGAGAACGAGTCGAACATCGAGGTGCACAAGCGCACCACGGCGCAGGAGATCCTCAAGGACTTCCCCGAGGGGCTGGACTACCTGGTGACGGGAGTGGGCACGGGCGGCCACATCACCGCGTGCGCCGAGGAGCTCAAGAAGCACTGGCCGAAGCTGCAGGTGTTCGCGGTGGAGCCGACCAAGTCGCCGGTCATCAGCGGCGGCCAGCCCTCGCCCCACCCCATCCAGGGCATCGGCGCGGGCTTCATCCCGAAGAACCTCCACAAGGAGGCGCTCACCGGCACCATCCAGGTGGCGGAGGAGGCGGCGTTCGAGTTCACCAAGCGCTCGGCGCGTGAGGAGGGCATCTTCGTGGGCATCTCCTCGGGCGCGGCGCTGGCGGCGGTGAACCAGAAGCTGCCGGAGATTCCCGACGGCAGCCGGGTGCTGTGCTTCTGCTACGACACGGGCGAGCGCTACCTCTCCATCGACAACCTCTTCCCGGCGCAGTAG
- a CDS encoding pentapeptide repeat-containing protein, whose protein sequence is MGWLENVIIEDKEIENERLELSDKNSLYFLGPNLSLRNCTVILKVSARNLIIVGARFIDCTFEVRQELKNHQQWVKASLKGCRFKGRLTGCDFGHWPDYGTGWESGAIEDCDFTEARLDGCRIMGSDLATIRFPKWPCFTFLDPIHRAPELCGVKWPGRFGRITVEELHTQPAPTKSLTYHAPSVAKRMETTEEELRAVIEKFDCILY, encoded by the coding sequence ATGGGGTGGCTCGAGAACGTCATCATTGAAGACAAGGAGATTGAAAACGAGCGGCTAGAGTTGTCTGACAAGAATTCGCTCTATTTCCTTGGCCCCAACCTGTCGCTTAGAAACTGCACCGTCATCCTCAAAGTCTCCGCCAGGAACCTGATCATCGTTGGGGCACGGTTCATTGATTGCACCTTCGAGGTGAGGCAGGAGCTAAAAAACCACCAACAATGGGTGAAAGCCTCTCTCAAGGGGTGCCGTTTCAAGGGGCGGCTGACCGGGTGCGATTTCGGGCACTGGCCCGACTACGGCACAGGATGGGAGAGCGGGGCCATCGAGGACTGTGACTTCACCGAGGCCCGCCTGGATGGCTGCCGCATCATGGGCTCGGACCTCGCCACCATTCGCTTTCCCAAGTGGCCCTGCTTCACCTTCCTTGACCCGATCCATAGGGCTCCCGAGCTATGCGGCGTCAAGTGGCCGGGCCGCTTTGGACGCATTACCGTGGAGGAGCTTCATACCCAACCGGCTCCTACCAAGTCGCTCACCTATCACGCCCCCTCGGTAGCCAAACGGATGGAGACCACAGAGGAAGAACTCAGGGCCGTCATCGAGAAGTTCGACTGCATCCTCTACTGA